The window TCGAGGCAGGTATCACAGCAAACGTTATGTGCTACAGCctattttttcctgtacaaGTTACCTTTTAGGTCACAGTACAGACATGAGAGAATACGAGGGGAGTTTTCCAAGTTTAAGTTAGGGTGTACACACTCCTTCCCTGTATGTGCAAACTGCCAACAGCTGAAGCACATGCACTGTTCACACCTCCCTTGAGGAATACCTCTCAAACTTGGGGAAGGCAGAGTGTCATGGCTACAGGGGCATCCTGTTGCCTTCAATGCTGAACTTGATGGCCCGATGCACTTTGCTGAGTCGTTTCTGTTCAGCAAACCGTCTCTTGTGTTTTTCCAAGCGACTAATACCTCTCTTAATAGTCCCGGGCTAGAAACAATATCTCAATTAATGCACAGAAGGAGAGAACAGCAGAAAGCACAGTAATTATTACTTCTTCCATTTACATGTGTTCTACCATGtactctgcttttaaattaagCTGCACAAGCTAGACAGATGAACCAAATAAAGCAAGGCAAAGGCCTCTACTGAAGCTGTTAATGTTTACCAAAACCTCAAAGTTTTCCCAAACTGCAGTATTATCACTAGAACATGACACAAAAACTGGGAGTGGTATAAAAACAGCAGCGACACACTTATTGAATTGCAGGTTTAGTTCAAAATACTCTAAAATAAGAGGCCTGTAATCAGATTCTCACCCTAGAGAGGGACTCTAGAACTGTTAACATGAAAATCTTTTTAGTTAAAGAAGCAGCAATACCGAGTGAAAGTATTTGATGAGCTTAAAGCAGCCCACTTGACAACAGAACTTATTGTCTACTCAAATCAAAAGAGGCACTTAAAAGAACTACTGTACTGTACAGTAACCACGGCAATAACGTGAGAGATTCCCGGGCTTAATCAGAGACAGCTCAGGTACAGAGTTCCTAGGAGAGGCTAAGCTATCCCCACGCCGCGGCGCTTACCCTGGAGGACTCCATCTCCACGTTCCACTTTGGCCTGACCACATAGTCCTTGTTGGAGGGCATTGGCACCCTCGCACGGGCACAGAACCCGGGATCTCCGGGTCTAAGAGccctgcagaaaaataaaagatgtgacTGCTAGAGACAAATCTTATGCAAGAAAAGAAGTACAAGCAAGATATCGTGTTCTACCTCTGAAACACACTGCACAACCGTTGCCTCTAAAACCTCAAAACAAATTGCATATTGTTAGTAGcaccaaaatacttttttttctaataaaaattttttaaaaaataaaataaaaattccaacCTACTTTTCCTCTCCAGTTAACACTTTCTCCAGGTCCCTGCGGGGAGTCTGACCACCAGAgctgccagaaaaataaaattttataagcatctttacagagagaaaaatagtaattttaaaagagtCAAGTGTGGTAAAAGACAAGAGAGAGGTCGTCACTCATTATCCTTTTAACTCCCTTAATGTTAACACaccacttcatttttcttgatGGAGTCTTAGAAAGAAAGATGGATTTCATGCTTCTGCCTATTACTCTTACCTGCTCAATCTCCTTCGCTGAGGCATCTGTTCCAAAtctctctgctccctctctTCTCTGGTCATGCCTTTGTAGTTTGAGGTAAGGCCAAAGATGGGTCGAGACCAttcatctattaaaaaaaataaaattggttaATGAACACTAGGCCTCTGAAGTTTATCTCCAATCCCTTCTGGTGACCAAATACCGCTTTCAAcatttatggaaaatatttatgcttcctttcaaaaaatttatttttgagctCTTGATATTTCAGGGAAATCCAGCCTTGTGGACAGTAAGAAAGAGCTTTCATCCATGAGGTCTCTTGCTGTTGCCTGCTCTTTTAGAATCTCTCTCAGGTCTTAGAATACTTAGTGTCAGGAACTCCTGCACACCACAGTGAAGGTTATTTAAGAAATAGGCAAAATAGTTCCTAAAGGACATCAGTTTATAATCAGTGTGCGGTCCTTCAGGATGGAATGCACTACACATGGACTACAGCTGTTAAAGAAGTAAACTTTCAGTCATCCAAGATCTCTCTAAAGTCCATGGAACAAACAGACTTCTGGCAGCACCTCCCTGCCTTTGTAGCATATACACGAGATCTGGACAACTAGCCGAGAGAATCTGGGCAAAATAAATGCCATCCTCTGGTTGAGAAcaagaataaaagaaacaggaaaaggtGCATGCGGAAGTTAACGTAACAGCATTTGTTAGGAGCTCTACAAACAAAGCAATGATAGTGAGATCCTACATTGCAGAACTAATTCTATAacagatgacagaaaaaaacatgccCCAGAAAGACTgatgcagaaattaaattatcagTGAAATCTCACTGACGCAAAGCAAAGGGAGGTTTACATACTGATTAGCTTCCCTGCCATATCCTTGTTAGGTCTCGACTCTTTGGGGTGTTTGTAAAGGTACATCACAGCTCGACCAATGCCACTGTGCTTCAGAGTCTCTTGGCTCAcactgggcagctgcaggatAAAGGAGAAGTCGGAGAACAGCAAGAAATGGCGTCTGAACATTAATGGTGTCATTGAACttcacaaaaagacaaaaacccaCCTTCACAATAAGCTTGAAATAATAATTCAATAATAATAAGcaacttgcattttttcattatcCCACTAGGAATTAGTTGAAGTATCAAACACCAAAACCTAGAAATTTGCCTTAACATTCTGGGGTTTTATACACAAAATTAAGTAAGTTTCCAGACCTAGTTACTCCGAATGCTCTTTTGCTTATATTACCCAAGAACTGAAGTACTGCCTTcaaagcattcattttataaagataaaaaaaactTATGAGGCAAAAATGTTCAAGTAATCAGCTTAGCTACAAATGCTAAAAGTCTACACCAAGTATGATGGGCTTTCTAGTGCACCCCACACTTTAATAGTCACTTTCTAGTGCACCACACAATTTAAATAGATTTATCAAGTGTCTAGAAATGCCATAGCACATAATTCTCTGAGAGGGGGTAGAGAACTTCATGTCTGTAGTTCACCTGAGACTCTTAGAAATGTCTTCTGGCCTGCTGCTAGTAGAGCTATTCGCATGCTGTGAACATGGgcaaaatttttttaacaattaaGTGCCTGAAGTTCCCTAGTCAAATTTTGTTCAGCTAGACAAGATGTCTACAACTAAGACTGATTAAAATGATGCAACTTTTACACACATCTATTTTGCACTTTGCTTCCTTGTGTATATCACTGCATGGTCCATCAGTAGCAGCTGCAGTACATTTATCACCAAATGTAAAGCACATGATTATAAAACCATGGGGAGGCCACAAATCAAGTATGGTTAAAAGTCAGTTTCAAACCTCTTGCAGGATCTTGAGAAGCTCCTCTCGTATCTTTAATGCCGGCAGACTTCGgtctggaagaggagaaagccaCTCTTTGATAGCAGACATAACACCACTATCAATGAAAGTTTCTTTGAGGTCCTGCCTAGAAAGTTTAAAGCAAAGAGAAGCCACAAAGTCATATAATAATACATCAAAATCTTAAGATGTGCGTTCCTTCAGCACGATAGTGCATTTGAGTTTGTTCCATGTTAATTTAAACAGGTAAAATTACATAGAATTTTAGGGTTTTCAGGCCGCTTAGCTCCAGCATTtacttggaagaaaagaagtgtTCCACTGCACACTCAGTACAACTGTAATGTCACTCCATGAAGTCTACCAAATTCCCAGTATTCCCCAAGATGATGATTAACTGGGAGAATGACAACTCACTTTTTAAGATGCATAACTACAGTTGGTAGCAAAGTTAATTTCTTTAGTGCTGGTTTCTTTTGTGTATTCAGCTGTCGATCCTCCTGCAGGGAGTTAAGAGTAAGCACAAGTTAATCAAAAGAAGAAATCGGCAACTCTCATCCTTTAAAACATCCACAGGAAAAAGTTTAGTCTATTAAATGAGAAGTGCAACTTTGGCAGGATTACACTAACTCTGTACCCTGTTCCATGTTCCtgcagccccaaaacacattaTATCatgacttcttttaaaaaaaaaaaaaaaagggttccCACCTCAGTCAACATTTTCCTTAAAAGCATCACATAAAGAGATGCCCcctaaaattacttttttttttcctacttcatgATTCACAGTTATTGCAATAAACTGTCCTCCATGGTAGCTATGCACAGATAACCTAGAAATGTTAGTAACATTTCACTTGAACAACAGGAAAATAACTAACCAAAACAATGGGAAGTGAGAAAACATATACTCACTTCACCTATGAATACCAGTGGATAACCTGGAGATTTAGGATGAAGGATGGCGCAGGTAACATAAGAGCACACAGATGTGCATCGTGCTAAAACTAAGTCTGGGTTTCAAAGTGACTATCATCCAAGGCCACAGTGTCACTATCTGTTCAGTGCTTGAGCTCACGTATCAAAAGGACCCGTTACAATCAAGAGATTTATGTCCTGCTGTGGCAACTCCTTTCCACTCATCTTAATCCACGGAAGGCTCTTTCTGCataatgttttttttattgcaagGGAGGAGATTCTTCTAATAcccctttcccctcttcacACCCCAGAATGGTTTGACAGGCACATGCTAGAGAACTAAAGACATCACAATACTGGAGCtcagctcttccttctctccagtATTTCAAACTTTATGGCTTCATTTGAAACATCTGGCTATCATCTTGTCCAAGGAAGACTTTCTTATCAAGATCAAGCAAGTCTCAGTTGTCTCCCAGATCGCTCTTTcactcttcccttcctccccaaacACATTATCCTTCTTATCTTGTTCTCAGcaagattctttttttcattgttgctaTTTGTAAGACTCCTCTTTCTAAAGTTCTGTATATTGCCCCcaactggttttaattatttttacagtgctATTCATTAATTTGATTGCTACTCCAACCACAATAGAAGATACTTGACAAAAGGCAAGACCCCAATAAACCTTGAACAGTAACATGAAACATGAAGTTGCCATAATTCTGTTGCTCTACCATCATGTACCACAGTACTTTCAttcaaacagtttaaaaaaggaTTCTTCTCAGGAACAACCACTGAAGTATTATGTATGCTAGTAACTgtataatgaaattaaaacatagtTCCTTTCTCAGCGTTTGATATAGTTATTCATGTAGTTTATAGAACACGCATACCTCCCTTTTTATAGGGCAGTTCATCTCAGCTGATCAAAGTTTAGCAAGTTAACTAAtcttaatctttaaaaatgaatatgtattttctcCAGATTTCACCAGAAGAAGTTTTGTTAATTCAGAATAGCAAAGTAACATTTAAACAGTTACTTACAAATTGTACGCTACGGAAAGCTTCCATATTACTCCTCCTGAGTATCAGccagatttctgtattttactgATCACAAGATTTTCCCATAGAATGGAACTAGATTTGAAGGTGTCTTTGGAGCCTAGAAAACTCACCTCAGCAGCTTCATTCATCTTCACAATCATAGCACTGACCACATCATCCGCATCACTAATAAAAGTTCCACCATCACGGTTTCGTCTACGCTTGCCACTCATACTCTTCTTTCGTTGCAGCATCATGTCAAAGTCTGACATGAAGTCCATACTGAAACATAAGAAGAGAAGTTGCTGATGGTCAGAAGAAGGTTGATCTTGCTGTCAttgtaagaaataattttgtatttctgtagcaTAACCATTCAAAAATTCTCCAATAAATCTACGAGCATTACGTCTCAACGCCCTTGTAAGATCATTAGTTACCCACAGTATACAAACTGGGAAACTAGCAAAGGGCTTCAATGCCTCTGAGATGCCCTCCTAAGTTGCAAGACCTTGCTGAAATAGCTGACGACGTGCACGCATGTGATACCCTGGGTTCAAAATGTACTAAAGCTGTCACTGAAGTTGACAAAGATTTACCTTTCCTGTACCTGCAATACACTGCTCTGATGCTACTGAAGCAGACAGGAGACATACTGATGGCAAGTCTTGCCATACCTTATCCCTTATACCAGCAGAGAAACACACCAGTGACTCCAATGCTGAACTGCTAGAAATAGTTAGATGTTTGTTTCATTAGATATTAATTTCACTCAGGTTTTGATACAAACCATAAAATACTGCATAGGTAATCTGCTATGGACTGCCAAGTGACTAAACTATACAAGCTGGGAGAGGACCTTCTGTCATTGTTTATGAGAACACACTTTCTGTAGAAACATAGTCCCATGCCTTCCTAGACTAAGAAGCCTTTGGAGGAGCCCTTTCACTGAAGTCTTGCATTTGCTATTAACAAAGGAGTATGTAACACATTGACTTACTGCTTCCCTCTTTTGATATTATCATCAGAGTCTGATTCATCTGCTGTCTCCTTCATGTCTGCATcacctttctcttcctccaagTCTTCCTGGTTAAAACCCTGATGGGTAAAGACAGTGAAAGTCAGTGTACGGATTCAAGAGTGAGCGTCTACTCATGCACCTGACTGATACTTGAAAAGCTTCGGATAAGTCTGCAGAGGATCTAGAAGAAAGAGTAACAAAGGCTTCCTAATTCCACCTGTGGCTTTCACACCAATAACTCTCCCAACAGAAGAGCTGTAAGTGTTATTTGACCTAAAGACGACCTCAGTGAGTGCCAACCCTAAATCTTCCCTACTGAAACAGCATATCCTTGAACGTGAATTAAAACCCAAAGGGGCATTCTGAAATACCTTCCCATGAAGATTAGATCTAGAAATTGAAGAAAAGACATCCATAATAACACTTACTGTAaactcctcttcttcctcatcaCCAGATTCTCCAAATATATCTGCAATCAGGTTCCTGTGAAGGtaacagtaacatttttctatttagacAGCAACAGTGAGAAGTCCATTTTGTGCAAAATTTCTAATGACTCTGTGGAGATCCACAGATTCTGCCAACTACTACTGACTTTCCTCTTCACACCACCAATGAAGGTGGACAATCATTCTCTGGCTGGGATTCACCCACTCTCTACTCATGATCAGTCTCACTATCTGCAACCCTGAAGGAATTCATATTCCCAGAAGCACTTACTCTTGTTCATTTCCAGATTCACTGTCACTGCCGAACagatccttctcttcttttttcttcccagcattctcttttctttcttcttcttcttcttcactatctgatacaatatttttcttccttttgtcagaTTTCTCTGAAGCAGCATCGCTGTCTGATTCCTCAACATCGGAAAGGATTCGTACTTTTTTTGCAGCTGCCAACAGAAAGGAGCATTATTACATGTCTTAGTAACAAAGGGGACTACTGGTACTCTCAAAAAACTATTCTCTCAAATTCGATTTGGACAAGAGGGAAGTTGACTAGCCCTCCTAACACAGTATCATTgccatttcttaaaaaaaaacatatcCATCCTAAAGTCTGTTTTATTCAGTCAGTAACTGAAGTTTCCATACACCACATCTATCCATTAAAACATGCGATTTCAAGACTGAGTTTCACCTCTGCTGTATgaaaaaaacagtggaaaaatttactagagaaataaaaactagaGAAATTACTAACAGGAATAATCAACACAACAACAGATACCAGTATAAATCAAGATCACTACAGTCTTCTCTTACTTCTACTAGATCTACTTATTACTCATAAGTATTAGATATACATtcacacagaaatgcagttaGAACAGCCTCTACAAATACAGTTGTGCTCTAAAACCAAATTTGCTTTACGGTTTCACATTTATCTTAGATGCTTTCTTCACATAAAAGCAATAATTTAACTCTAACACTACTGCTTGTTatatcacatttttattttcacactaGAGTTCCTTAcgtgttttctcattttcatcctCACTGTCAGAAAGGATAgctgttttcctcttcactgtcttctcctcctctttctcatcTTCATCAGTGTCTGATATTTTTCGTCTCTTAGGACCCTCCTCTTCACTGTCAGAGCCCTGAAATCCTTCCCTTACACGTTCATTATCTGAATGATGAGAATCATTCTGCACCTCCTCCTTCCTGTCCTCCCCATCACTGTCCTCAGACTCTATTTCTTGTTTGTGTCTAGAAACTTCCTCGCTCTCCGAGTCGCTGGCCGGCTGCTTGTGGAGCTCCTCGCTCTCCGAGTCGCTGGCCGGCTGCTTGTGGAGCTCCTCGCTCTCCGAGTCGCTGGCCGGCTGCTTGTGGAGCTCCTCGCTCTCCGAGTCGCTGGCCGGCTGCTTGTGGAGCTCCTCGCTCTCCGAGTCGCTGGCCGGCTGCTTGTGGAGCTCCTCGCTCTCCGAGTCGCTGGCCGGCTGCTTGTGTGATTCCTCATTTTCAAAATCGCTACTGTGATCCCTGTGAGGTTCTCCATTTTCAGAGTCACTTGCTTGATGATTTAAGgcatcttcattttcagagtCACTTAAATGCCGATTTGGATGGTCCTCAGTATCAGAATCACTGTCTTTCCCTCCATGAGCTGCTTCATTTTCCGAATCACTTACATTGTGATTTGGAGGCTCCTCATTATCTGAGTCACTGTCTTTTTGCCTTGGGatatcttcattttcagagtCTGTCATATGAGGCTCTCCCATTTGCCCATCATCTTCTCCATCACTGTGTtcattctgaaagagaaaaatagtctCAGGCAACTAAGCAAAAACAACTTACAAATAGCAACAaaaaagttctgattttttgCTTGTCCTTCCTCCAATTTTATTACCCAGGGTACTGCAAACTAATACTTTCtatacagaaataattattagACAGTTTGCATCAAAGGACTATCAAATACTTCAGATcgaaaaaaatattatgagaTCAGTGGAAGTCTGTCCACCCTGCAGCTCCATCATATTTCCAAAATGGTAAGAGAATATGAAAAGCACTCAAATAAACATGTCTAAGAAGGGTCCGGTTCCTCGAGGGTAAATGCttagtgcttttatttttaaaaagtcaggcCTTCAAAGTGGTTCAGTCCAAATCCCCAGTAATATGGCAAGAAACGGTATCCCACacttgccattttctttttcttaagatatcacacaggggttttttgtatgaaatacattttactgaAACTCCACATGCACTACTTTCCAAGTGAAGCTCAAAAGAGCTTCTTTGCCAAGGAAACTTATTTAAAAGCATGTCAAGATCATAAACCTACAAAATAACAGGAATAAAGTTTTAGTCAGACCTTTCAGAGTATTTTGTTAAGTTTTGTGTTTCAACATGTAAGAACATAACAGATTCAATGCTTCTCTCCCTTAAGCTGACAGCTCCCATGCCAATCCACACATCTGAGAACCTATGCATAAATACACTGATCTTAAAACCTCAGAATTGAAACACAATCCTTTATGTCTTTTTCTATATGGCAAAAAAATACTGAGCCACATGTTCCATTTTTGGAAAAACCTTTCACAAGCCACCTGTCAATATCATTGCCGAACACATCTTGGTTTATCTTTCCTACATCATCTAATttctacttggaaaaaaaaaatctcaattgCATTTacctgagaaaacaaaattagacTCTTGGAACACTCATTTCATTAACTCAGTACGACTCTCACAGTCACTGTCACAATAACCTCgttttcatctgaaaagatCAACTGTAAAAAGAACTTCTTTTCTACATATTCAACTCCACTCCTCAGCCAGGCTTCCTCAGGGgtgattttgtttctctcagCTATAGACTCTTTCCACTAGCATATTTGCAAACCGAGTATGTATTGTCCTAGGAGATACTTTAAGACCTGTGTGTTCTGGAACAAATCTTTTTAGTCagcaatttaatttcctttctatctatttttattttctacagtcACTCTACTCCTAGAGCCACACACAACAATGCAGGTTTATCTATCCTACATCTACAACAAACACTACtattaatctttaaaatgtatgaTTAAGAAGGaactttaaacaaaattaaacttttaattgcttttaggAACTACTCTCTCCAGAATCTCAGCAGTAAATAACACTGCTTCTTAAGATTTTGGACTTTACGCGTTTATTCCCTTGGCTAGCACTTGATAAAATAACAACTTCTAAACAACTGCAGAATCTCTAACAGGAATTTACtgcacaatggaaaaaaatcaggactttgtaattttaaaacacgCACTCAAATACAACGTCACTGTTTCCATGTTACTTAATGCTAGCTACAAAACCGCTGGTGTGATAATATGAGTGAGTAATTTTCTCTCTAGTACTTGTCCCTGTCTCTACAGCTATGCTAGGCTTTTGAATCATGCTGGTGGTATTATTCagtatttcttatttctccttacagaaggaaaacatggtTCTGCTAAAACCTGAAGTTGGAATTTTAAAGGATTAAATATGGATATTAAGAAGTTACAGAACTGACGCACAGCTGAGGAAgaccatacacacacacacactctcaacTGCTCTCTGTTCATTATgggattttatttattccttttttttaattacaaaaaaattaatttgattgcACTCTCCTGTCCAGTATCTCCCACATAACAAACTAACAACATGTGTATGTGATTATTTTCTCTGACTGTATGATTGAAGATTAAAGAAAACTGCAActgcaaacagaagaggaaacagtTTTTACAGCAGGTTACGTTACAGGTAAGGTCATTAAGAAGTACTGAAATGCAGAGGTCTACACTGAAATTGATGTTTATAATAATAGAAATTCATTAATCCTTATTTTCCTACCATTTaatttttggtgggtttgtcCTCTCATTTCAGATGGCTAATGCTGAATAGGTATTGATAATTATGTCAGCAGTAGTAAGGGATTTTGctaaacaaaaccaaggaaaacaaTACAAATCCTCCTGTTCCAACCACTGGGCTCATCTCCTTCAAGACACCTTCCAGACTGCCAGTCTAGCAAGTCTTTGGTGAACAAGTAAAcgaaaagaaaagcaactgaaattcATAATGATTCTTAACCACTCAATGTTTCTAAGGTCAGAAGTATGGCTGCAGGTTATATATCCACCTATTCAGAATATATTACTACATCACAAAGAACTTGCTATGCAAAATAGTAAGAAGTCATTACAATTATACATCAGCATTACTGAAGCACTTAACAACAAATCTGTTACAGCAAACTGACAATCACTCTTGAGAACGAAGATGTTTGAGGAGAGGGAGCAGACATGCATCCTAATTAGCTCACACTGTGATTATACAGTGCTCTACACCACAGAATCCCAGTGGCTACAGCAGCTGAACTCTACTGTGATATAATCACCTACAGAAGAACCATTCAGATAATATAGGTGCCCCTACATAGATTGGGCAGACAGGCACCATCTACTCTAGTCCTGAGTCTGGAAAGCACAACCAGAGCTAACCCAAAAACCAGACAGTTACATTAATAAAGTCAGTAAGCCCCACAGAGAGATGACACACACTACCTCAGACTCAGCACGTGAACATAACTGTGCATCTTCTAAAGCTGAGCTGAGACAGAGCTGACCTGCTCAGAGCCTACATGGAACAGACAGGCCCTGTCCACAGCCACCAGTGCAAAGGTCTTCTGAATACAATTAATGAATCTGTGAATGGAGTATACTTGATATAAAAAGTGCCTGCAACTTTACAGTAAGATGACTAAACTCTGTAGGATGGtttcccctccaccacccccccccctttttttttttactagttcGTCtctaaaaagatgttttcagagAAATCAGTATGTAATTTTGgagttttctatttttccttttcaaaatatttaattaaaataaaagatcagACATCAAAAAAACAAGTAGGTCTCAGGTAATTgctactgcatttttctcaaattcctttgctttcttttcttcctcctctttatctataaacattttaattgcgatgtccttaatttttttaactgaaagaatTCTATAACATGAGGCTTTAGTACAGTATAAAATAAGGAAtacattaaaatca of the Grus americana isolate bGruAme1 chromosome 9, bGruAme1.mat, whole genome shotgun sequence genome contains:
- the IWS1 gene encoding protein IWS1 homolog isoform X2, whose translation is MESEYYGGDQSDDGGATPVQDERDSGSDVEDEGNEQHSGSENGSVGRHSENEHSDGEDDGQMGEPHMTDSENEDIPRQKDSDSDNEEPPNHNVSDSENEAAHGGKDSDSDTEDHPNRHLSDSENEDALNHQASDSENGEPHRDHSSDFENEESHKQPASDSESEELHKQPASDSESEELHKQPASDSESEELHKQPASDSESEELHKQPASDSESEELHKQPASDSESEEVSRHKQEIESEDSDGEDRKEEVQNDSHHSDNERVREGFQGSDSEEEGPKRRKISDTDEDEKEEEKTVKRKTAILSDSEDENEKTPAKKVRILSDVEESDSDAASEKSDKRKKNIVSDSEEEEEERKENAGKKKEEKDLFGSDSESGNEQENLIADIFGESGDEEEEEFTGFNQEDLEEEKGDADMKETADESDSDDNIKRGKHMDFMSDFDMMLQRKKSMSGKRRRNRDGGTFISDADDVVSAMIVKMNEAAEEDRQLNTQKKPALKKLTLLPTVVMHLKKQDLKETFIDSGVMSAIKEWLSPLPDRSLPALKIREELLKILQELPSVSQETLKHSGIGRAVMYLYKHPKESRPNKDMAGKLINEWSRPIFGLTSNYKGMTREEREQRDLEQMPQRRRLSSSGGQTPRRDLEKVLTGEEKALRPGDPGFCARARVPMPSNKDYVVRPKWNVEMESSRPGTIKRGISRLEKHKRRFAEQKRLSKVHRAIKFSIEGNRMPL
- the IWS1 gene encoding protein IWS1 homolog isoform X1, with product MESEYYGGDQSDDGGATPVQDERDSGSDVEDEGNEQHSGSENGSVGRHSENEHSDGEDDGQMGEPHMTDSENEDIPRQKDSDSDNEEPPNHNVSDSENEAAHGGKDSDSDTEDHPNRHLSDSENEDALNHQASDSENGEPHRDHSSDFENEESHKQPASDSESEELHKQPASDSESEELHKQPASDSESEELHKQPASDSESEELHKQPASDSESEELHKQPASDSESEEVSRHKQEIESEDSDGEDRKEEVQNDSHHSDNERVREGFQGSDSEEEGPKRRKISDTDEDEKEEEKTVKRKTAILSDSEDENEKTPAKKVRILSDVEESDSDAASEKSDKRKKNIVSDSEEEEEERKENAGKKKEEKDLFGSDSESGNEQENLIADIFGESGDEEEEEFTGFNQEDLEEEKGDADMKETADESDSDDNIKRGKHMDFMSDFDMMLQRKKSMSGKRRRNRDGGTFISDADDVVSAMIVKMNEAAEEDRQLNTQKKPALKKLTLLPTVVMHLKKQDLKETFIDSGVMSAIKEWLSPLPDRSLPALKIREELLKILQELPSVSQETLKHSGIGRAVMYLYKHPKESRPNKDMAGKLINEWSRPIFGLTSNYKGMTREEREQRDLEQMPQRRRLSSSGGQTPRRDLEKVLTGEEKALRPGDPGFCARARVPMPSNKDYVVRPKWNVEMESSRFQGTSKKGVSRLDKQMRKFTDIRKKSRSAHAVKISIEGNKMPL
- the IWS1 gene encoding protein IWS1 homolog isoform X3, whose product is MGEPHMTDSENEDIPRQKDSDSDNEEPPNHNVSDSENEAAHGGKDSDSDTEDHPNRHLSDSENEDALNHQASDSENGEPHRDHSSDFENEESHKQPASDSESEELHKQPASDSESEELHKQPASDSESEELHKQPASDSESEELHKQPASDSESEELHKQPASDSESEEVSRHKQEIESEDSDGEDRKEEVQNDSHHSDNERVREGFQGSDSEEEGPKRRKISDTDEDEKEEEKTVKRKTAILSDSEDENEKTPAKKVRILSDVEESDSDAASEKSDKRKKNIVSDSEEEEEERKENAGKKKEEKDLFGSDSESGNEQENLIADIFGESGDEEEEEFTGFNQEDLEEEKGDADMKETADESDSDDNIKRGKHMDFMSDFDMMLQRKKSMSGKRRRNRDGGTFISDADDVVSAMIVKMNEAAEEDRQLNTQKKPALKKLTLLPTVVMHLKKQDLKETFIDSGVMSAIKEWLSPLPDRSLPALKIREELLKILQELPSVSQETLKHSGIGRAVMYLYKHPKESRPNKDMAGKLINEWSRPIFGLTSNYKGMTREEREQRDLEQMPQRRRLSSSGGQTPRRDLEKVLTGEEKALRPGDPGFCARARVPMPSNKDYVVRPKWNVEMESSRFQGTSKKGVSRLDKQMRKFTDIRKKSRSAHAVKISIEGNKMPL